From Mytilus edulis chromosome 9, xbMytEdul2.2, whole genome shotgun sequence, the proteins below share one genomic window:
- the LOC139489426 gene encoding uncharacterized protein — MAMSLPQEQCPILCQLCEGDPKVKWKCLDCSLLLCSNCKDNVHSKFKSEKEHIILGIKDVGQKDKEVSQQYKDVSQQGTEVGQQYKNSLDRSLWIGNGNKDADCHPITSHTALQSIKLVGDKLRIISSYKMDVWDIAVTLTNDILLATSEPGLKQIEARSNKVTDSVYCEDINNLSSVHETKDGKVVVGGQKWVTAMDTSGNYLTIYTNDMNNKRLFDGAIRSITSTRNGEIFVVQNFPFSRVFVLKNEDVISIYTGHPSVNKFDPTSVVTTPLDNVIVAEQCNYKLHILDNNGHLLTIYNTKVIGSEYPSSPRHFHGRTFCSIIYRMPFT, encoded by the exons atggcAATGTCCCTACCACAAGAACAATGTCCCATACTATGTCAGTTATGTGAAGGGGATCCTAAAGTAAAATGGAAATGTCTGGATTGTAGCTTATTACTGTGTAGTAACTGTAAAGATAATGTACATTCTAAATTCAAGTCTGAAAAGGAACATATAATTCTTGGCATAAAGGACGTGGGCCAAAAAGACAAGGAAGTGAGCCAACAATACAAAGACGTGAGTCAACAAGGCACGGAAGTGGGTCAACAATACAAAAAC TCCTTGGATCGTTCCTTATGGATTGGTAATGGAAATAAGGATGCAGATTGCCATCCCATTACATCCCATACAGCATTACAAAGTATCAAACTTGTAGGAGATAAATTGAGGATAATATCAAGTTATAAAATGGATGTATGGGATATAGCTGTTACACTTACCAATGATATTCTACTGGCGACAAGCGAACCAGGATTGAAGCAGATCGAGGCTCGATCTAATAAAGTGACAGATTCTGTATACTGTGAGGACATAAATAATCTGTCGAGTGTGCATGAGACAAAAGATGGAAAAGTGGTTGTTGGTGGACAGAAATGGGTTACTGCTATGGATACAAGTGGAAACTATCtaacaatatatacaaatgatatgaACAATAAACGTTTGTTTGATGGAGCTATTCGGTCAATAACCAGTACCCGGAATGGTGAAATTTTTGTGGTACAGAATTTCCCTTTTTCACGAGTATTTGTACTAAAGAATGAAGATGTCATCAGCATCTATACCGGACATCCTTCAGTCAACAAGTTTGATCCCACGTCAGTGGTAACCACACCTCTAGACAATGTTATTGTGGCTGAGCAATGCAATTATAAACTACACATACTGGACAACAATGGTCATCTACTGACCATCTACAATACCAAGGTCATAGGTTCGGAATATCCATCATCCCCTCGCCATTTCCATGGAAGGACTTTCTGCAGTATTATATATAGGATGCCATTCACATGA